TTAATAAACCAGTGAATGAATAGAGCATTGTCATAATGATTGTTCCGGATAGAATATTACCAAACATCCGTAATGACAGACTAATTAGTGGTGCAAGTGTAGAGAAGATGTTAGGAATTATAAAGAAGAATAATGGTTTAAAGAAACTACTAATATATCCCTTAATTCCATTTTCTCGAATCTTTGTCACTTGAATGATTATCCAGGTTAACAAAGCGAATGTAAACGCAACACTGTAGTTAGCAGTAGGATTTTTTAACCCTACAAGTCCTGACCAATTTGATAATAGGATAAACAGAAATACAGATCCGATATAAGCCGCTAATGCACGACCTCTTTTTTTTCCTAACACAGGTTCAGTGATTGATATAATAGCTTGAACATACATGATCGCGTATAAAGCAAGACCTCTTGGTTTACAGCCTTCTTCATACATATCTATTGATCTCTTTGAAAGCATAATTAGCACAATCATTGCACCTGCAATCACCAATATCGAGAAAACTTCAGCTTGCATGATATTCTTTCCCTTTTGAGAATATGTTGTTTAAGAACATTAAAATTCTACTAGAAAAATAGGCAGCAAATATAGCTAATGGTTCAACAAAACCCCTAAAATAGAATGAAAACAATAGTGGACCCGCAATAATTATTATCGTAAACAAGACATACATAATATACTGACTAATTCTGAAGTTTGGTCTTGTTAGAATCTGATCATAAAACAGTGTTCTTGTCATCTCTATAAGTATCATAACAAACTGTCCAATTAACCAACCTAACGCTACTTGGTAACGCCATGCAGTCAACGGAATTCCAACAAGTAATAATATTAAATTTGTTCTTTTAATTTTCATAATTCACCACCTTTGCAAAAAAAAATGCATCTATACTTGAAGTGTCTTTTCCGCCCTGAAAAGACTAACCTCAAACATAAATGCCTGACCTTTTTTCTATTTGTACTCTATAATAATATCAAATAATTGTACGATTTACAATGTAGATGGCATAAATTTTAGAGTTAGCAACAAAAAATCATCCAAAAATTTTGGTTCATTTATTCGCAAATCAAGTAAACACTTGGTTTAAACTATCACATAAAAAAGTAGGTATTTACTAAAAAAAGTTTTTGAAAATCATGAATTCAACCACCAAACATTCGATTGATCTCATCACATATCACTCATGTATCAATCACTCACTCATACACGATTATAGGCTACTCAATAATTTCCATACTAATTAAGTATCCTGATTCCATATTCTTTCTACGGTTTGATCTGCTCTTCTTTTGTCTTTCTTTCAAGATAAAAGGCAATACAACAAAAAACAATGAACGTAATCACGAATGCTATTTGAATGGTAGATAAGCTTCGAATTTTAACTGATTGTAGGTTTGTTAAGTAGAGTATCGCTGTCGAAGCCCCCATAAAGCCTACGGCAAAAACGGTGCTTCTTATGTAAACCGATTGAAGGTGTTCCGAAGAATTCGAATCCACACTCCCTTGTTCCCCGCCTTTATTCTCCTTATCATTTTTCACAATAATTAACCCAACAACCAATCCGAATATGATTTCCAACCACACATGAAAAGTAGGTGCTTCATTTAAAATAAATCCCATAACACACCGTGCCACAAGACCAGTACATGTAAAGAGAACCGTATAGAAACCCACACGTATATATTTATTCATCATTTTTCCCCTCTTTAAAAATTATCTTTCTGTTGAATTCATTGTATCAGATTTAATCAGAACTAACATAAAAACATCCTCAAATAAAGGATGTTTTTAGTGTATTAATCATTAATCTACTTTACCGTTAAGCTTAAATAGTTTCATCAATTCAACAATCGGTAGTGGTAAGAGCGCTAGCCCAATTACAACTTCCCAGTGATGAAGGTCAAGTTCAATCAATTGGAAGATATCTCTCAAGAATGGTACGAAGAGTACTGCAAGCATCATAATTGCATTTGCGATGGTTGCATATACAAGCCATTTGTTCTTGAAGAATGTCTTGAATACAGATTTACGTGGTGAGTGGATGTTATATGCATGCACAAGTTGTGAGAATGCAAGAACTGTAAATGCCATGGTTTGACCCATTTGTTCAGATCCTTCTGGGTTCCATAGTTTTCCTGAACCATAAAGGAATGCAAACAGTGTAAGACATCCAACCATTACCCCTTGATAACCAATTCGCCACAAGCCACTCTTATTAAGAAGTCCCGCATCACGATTTGGTTTACGATCCATGATATCACTTTCTGCAGGGTCAACACCCAGTGCGAGTGCAGGAAGTGAATCCGTTACTAAGTTAACCCATAAGATATGGATTGGAATCAAAGGAACACCCAAATTAAATACAACCGCAACAAGCAGTGTAATCAGCTCTCCAACGTTACATGATAGTAAGTAGTTTACAGCTTTCATGATGTTGTCTTTAATACGACGCCCTTCTTCAACTGCAGTTACTACCGTTGCGAAGTTATCATCAGTTAGGATCATATCTGCTGCACCTTTCGCAACTTCTGTCCCAACAATACCCATCGCAGCTCCAATGTCTGCCATCTTAAGGGCTGGTGCATCATTGACACCATCACCGGTCATTGCGACGATTTCTCCATGACGTTTCCATGCTTTTATAATACGCATCTTATCTTCAGGTGATACACGTGCATAGACACCAATGTGTTCTACTTGTTCAAAGAGTTCATCATCACTCATGTTATCAAGGTCACGACCTGTCACAACTCGGTGATCTTCAAGCATCCCGATTTCACGTGCAATTGCTTCAGCAGTAATTGCGTGGTCACCGGTAATCATTACAGTACGGATTCCAGCACGTGTTGCGACTTTAACCGCATCCACAACTTCAGGACGTGGTGGGTCAATCATACCCACTAATCCAACAAAGGTTAGGTTTGACTCAATTGAGATGTCCCCTTCATGTGGATTTGAGGTAAGTTCTCTTACAGACAATGCAAGGACACGTAATGCTTTCACAGCCATTGCTTCATTTGCTTTTTGAATGTGTGCAACATCGTCTTGTGTCAGTGGACGTGCAGTACCATCCACACCATAATGAGTGGATACTGCTAAGACTTCATCCACACCACCTTTTGTGAAGGCAAAGATTTTACCATCGATGTTATGAACTGTTGTCATGCGTTTACGACCCGAGTCAAATGGAATTTCATTGATTCGTTTATATTCGTCAAGCAGTTTTTGTGTGTCATGACCTTCATTTTGTGCCCATTCAGAGAGTGCTGTTTCAGTTGGATCTCCAACCCAAACGCCATCAATCAAACGGGAGTCATTACATAATAATGATCCAATAACAAGTTGTTCTTTGTTTGCTGGATTGTTGTCATTCCAGAAATCCACAACCGTCATTTTATTTTGTGTAAGTGTTCCGGTTTTATCTGAACAGATTACCGTTGCAGAGCCTAAGGTTTCTACTGAAGGCAGTGTACGAATGATTGCATTTTTTTCAACCAAACGGTTCACACCCATCGCAAGTACGATGGTTGAGATTGCAGGAAGTCCTTCAGGAATTACCGCAACTGCCAAGGAAACTGCAGTCATGAATGCTTCAAGAATGTCTGAGTTATCTTTAAGAATTGTCATTACAAAGATGAGTCCACAGGCAGCCAGAGCAACAATCCCCAGTTGTTTTCCAAGTTCGTCTAGTTTACGTTGAAGTGGTGTTTGTTCATTGCCTGATGATTGAAGCATCTTCGCAATCTTACCTACTTCAGTACCCATTCCAACACCCACTACTACACCTAAACCACGGCCATAGGTGACCATACCAGATGAGTATGCCATGTTTTTACGATCACCCAGTACATCGTCATCGTTCCCCACATAATGAGAATCCTTATCAACGGGTACAGATTCTCCAGTAAGGGATGCTTCTTGGATCTTTAAGCTATTGGTTTGAATGAGTCGAATATCTGCAGATACTAAATCCCCTGCTTCAAGCACTAACACGTCACCAACTACGACCTCACTTGATGGTATGGATACTTCCTTACCATTACGAATTACCTTTGAGTAAGGACTTGCCATCTCTTGTAAAGCCTTGAGCGCTTGTTCTGCTTTACCTTCTTGTACAAATCCGATGTATGCGTTAAGAAATACAATTGCTAAAATAATAATAGATTCAATTTCATCCCCTAAAAAGAAACTAATAATTGCGGCAATAAAGAGGATAATAATCATTGTATCCTTAAATTGGTCAAGTAAACGTGACCATTGGCTTCGTTCAGCTTCAGCTTCAAGCTTATTCTCACCATATTTATTGCGTGATTCTTTGATTTCAGAATCCGTCAGTCCTGATTCAACATTCGTAAAATCACGAACATCTTCCAAAGACTTTGTATACCACTTCTGGTCTGTCATTTGTGTATTCTCCTCCTATCAAACAAATGGGATAGTAAAATAAAAGAGACCCTATCCAAGTCAAAAAACATGAATAAAGTCTCGAAATTTATACGTGTTCCGGACATTTTAAGTCGTGTTGACGAAACAGCGTCCATTCTAGGCTCCTACTCCCTTTATACAAAGCACATCATATCAAATCCATGAACGTTTGTAAAGAAAAACCTATGTGATTTCAGCGACTTATTCAGTGCAGCTGCCATGTAATTGTAAGCGTTTGAGTGAATGTAATATCACGTGTTTGAATAGTTGAATACTCTGAGTTTACACCCATTGCTCTAATGTGATAAGGGGTTTGTGATGCATCGATATATTCAATATGTGCAATAGACCCTAATGTTACTTCAGAACTGGTTGAAATGACGTGTGCGACTCTTTTCGCATCCATTACTGCCATTTCAATTGCTTCTAGACGTGCACCATCTTCATCACTGTATCGATATGCAACTGAAAGATTAAAATTGTTGTGTGTATGAAGTGCAGCAAGTAATTCAGATATTGAGTGGAGTTGTAAGTCTGTCTCAAAGGTAATATCTTGCGTACACTCAATTGATTTCTGTTCAAACTTCGCTTCATTAATGAGACTGATATTGATGGACGATGTGAGCAAGTCGTTTGGATCATAGCCCAGACGTACAAAGATGTTCACAAAGTCTTGATAGTTCTGCTCCAATTTTTTCATTGCATCTGAAGATGTGATGCCACGTTGGACTAGCGTTGTATACAGAACAATTCGATTTGGTTTCTTCATAACAGTACCTGTCCCTTGTACTGTTAAGGTATTAACATTATGATTCATGAAATATCACCAATACTTATAATGTTGCGATTGCATTCATTTCTTGAGGAGACAGTTCAAAATCGAAGAGTTCAAGATTGAGTGCTTGCCGCAACGCGTTGTGTGACTTTGGAATAACGATAACACCGCGTTGTATTTGATACCTTAGTGCTACTTGAGCCCACGTTTTGTGGTATTTTTGTCCGATTGCTTCCAATGCATCTTTTGATTCTTGGGAAGTTCTTGATAAAGGTCCCCACGCTTCCACACCAATACCGTGTTCTAAACAAAAGGCAGTCAGTTCACCATTCCATTTACCAGGATGGGATTCAATTTGATTTACGGCCGGTTTGATGCGAGCACGTTGTATCAGGGTTGTAAGTTGTTCTTGCGTGAAATTGGAAACCCCAATTGATTTTAGGACCCCTAAATCAACATAACTTTCTAAAACAGCCCACATTTGAAGCATCCCTTCCATATCATCCCATGGATGATGAATCAGGTATAGGTCAATGTAATCAGTGTTCAATGCTTCTAGACTCTGTTTTACACCTTTGTGAACCGCTTCTTGAGTTTCATAATATGCTTCTTTACCCGGAATCTTTGATGTAATAAAGAACTCACTACGGTTTAAGCCACTACGTTCAATTCCCAATGCCACAACCGATTCGTTGCGATATGAGATTGCGGTATCAAAATGACGATATCCTGCTTTGATTGCAGCTTCAATTTCTGAAGTATCATCATTAATTGCCCCCATATAATCACGATCCACTTTTCCAAATGTATTGGTTCCTGAACCAATCACTGGAATTGTAACTCCAGTATTTAAAGTTATGTTTTTCATTTGTGTTCCTCCCGATATTCACTTCTTAAGTACCCATATGCTAACACATTATGGTAGGTTCCGCTTCGATAAAGCATATTTCTCAGTGTTCCCTCATGTCTAAAGCCTAATGATTCATAAAGCTTTATGGCGCGAATGTTGAAATCAAAGACATGCAAATAGAGACGTTCAAGGTTTAGTCCTTCAAATCCCCAGTCCATGAGTTGTTTCATAATTTGTTTTCCATATCCCTTATTCCAATAGGAACGATCCCCAATCACGATTGCAAGTTCAGCGTGACGATTGCGTTCATCAAGATTCATAAAAGCACAGGTTCCAATTGCTTTGTCATCTTCATAAACCATAAACGTTGGTCCGCTGATCATCCGCTGGCTCCATACTTCTACCTCTTCATAAGACATCGGTCTTAAAAAGCCACTTTGATCATATTTCGCGACTTCTGGATCATTTCTCCATTCATAATACAATGGAATGTGTTTTTCTGTAAATTTCTCATACTTTAACATTGTATTCACCTCTTCAAAATTATATCATATTCCTGTATGTCAATGTTGACTTGGAGGGTATATGAAATATTTAATTCTTGGACTATTCGTAATCATCGGTTTGTTTTATGTCTTAAAACTCTATAGTAGGTATAAAATGAATCGTGTTAAAAATCGCTTGCGTGTCACGTATGGTGAACTGGAAGTGATGGATGTAAAAGCTGAGGACATTGAAAGCATTCATGCATCATATCAATACTTAAAACGTGAGGATGATATCGACGATATTACATGGAGTGATTTAGACCTTGAAGAAATCTTCTGGCGCATCAATAGCACCCAATCCTCTTTGGGTGATGAGTGGCTTTATGCACGACTTCACCGCCAAATACCTGATGATTTACATGAAATTGACCAACTCATCAAATACTTTGACGCCTCAGAAGAAGATCGATTAAACGTTCAAGTGCAATTGAATTATATTGGCAAGCATACCGGTCATAACACGTATGAGTTTTTAGAACATATCAATTCGATCCGGTCTACACGATCCTATTTGTACTTGGGACAGATGATTGTCTTTGTGACATCAATCCTCTTATGTTTTATTATTCCTGATATTGGAATTCCCCTTGCACTGTTTTCGTTTTTATTGAACAATTATACCTATTATGCCCTCAATCCAAATCAGAAGTATGAAAAAAACCTTCAACTTATTGGATCAGCCATTGGGATTTGTGCCCACCTTAAGAAAACGACATCATTTAATGATGACAATCCTTATTTTAAACAGTTTAATGCATTGATTCGTGTTTTATCCCCAATATCCAAGACAATCAAACGTTCTACAGGAACATCAATGGCCAGCGAGTCAGGAATAATGTTTAAGGGACTGGATGCAGCTTTTCTAATTACGCCTACATTTATGAGCATTTCATTAAATTTGATTCAAAAACATAAGCAAAACATCCTCGATCTTTTTGAAGTATTGGGTGCATTTGACGGTACAATTGCTACAGCATCTTACAAACACACCCTCCCTTACTTTTGTGAACCTACGTTTACATCAAATGATACCCTTGAGTATGATGCGCTGGTTAATCCTTTACTGAGCGATAAAAACGGTGTTTCAAACTCAGCAACCACCCACAATAAGCTGATCTTTACAGGATCCAATGCAAGTGGGAAATCCACATTTATTAAAGCACTCGCTTTAAACGCTCATTTAGGGCAAACATTGAACGTTTGTTGTGCCAAACGCTATGCTTTTAAACCCGGGTATATCTACACATCCATGGCGCTTCGTGATAATGTTCTATCGGGTAAATCCTACTTTATTGTTGAGCTTGAATCCTTGAAACGGATTGTGAATGCCATCCACACACACGATCACTGTATTGTGGTGGTAGATGAAATTCTTCGTGGTACCAATACGATTGAACGCATCGCTGCTTCAAGTTCCATCTTAGAATCGATTAAAGATACGAATGCTATGGTTTGTGTTGCAACTCATGATATCGAACTCACACAGATTCTCAACGGTTCTTATGACAACTATCACTTCAGAGAAACCGTTGGCGATGGCGGGATTTCATTTGATTATAAACTTCATGAAGGCCCTTCAACAACAACCAATGCAATCAAACTCTTAGCGTATATGGACTTTGATGCTCAAATAGTCGACACATCCAACCAACGTGTGGATCAGTTTAAACAACATAAATCTTGGCGATAAAATAAAAAACGGAGTACATGACTCCGTTTGAACCCTACCCCAAATCTAAACATAAAGATGCGGTGGTATGGTTTTTTTAAAATACAAGTTTATCAAATGCTGTAGCATAGATTTTTATGGCTGTTTTAACATCGTCTACTGAAATGGATTCATCCACTTGGTGCATAGTCATCGGTGCTCCAGGAAGTAACATACCATAGGCAACAATATTCGGCATTGCACGCGCATAGGTCGCACCACCAATCTTCAGTGGTTTTGTTTTAAGATCCCCGGTTACCTCTTGATATGCTTCATAAAGTTTCCTAAAGACTTCTGATTTTTCTGACAGTTGAATGCTTGGCAATCCACCTTTTGTCTCAACTTTCAAATTATGTTTTGATGCATATTTTTCTACGAGACTTACGATTTCAAACTTTTCAAATGACACGGGATAACGAATATCCAACGTTGCATATTTGAGTGTGTCTTCTGTTCTAACAATCCCAATATTATGTGTTAAGTATCCTGATACATTATCATAGAATCGATCAAAGATTGGATAGGAATATAAATCATCAATAAATGCTTCAAGTGGTGACAATTCACCAATTTCTTTTTTTGCTTGAATGAGCTTCACAATCGCATTCTTCCCTTGTTCTGGAGTTGATGCATGTGCTGCGACACCTTGAACAATTAGATAGTCATCTTGTACCTCAAATGGGGTATTTTTTTGTTTCAGTGCATCAATAAGTTCTGGGCTATGTTTTGTGCGTGCTGCATTTGGTACTGCATTACCACTGACACCCCCTTCAAGAAACTCACCGCGATTTAAAAGATCTGTAATGAGGAAACTTACGGTGCCTTTTTCTACTTGAACCAGTGGAAAATCAGCATCCGGTGTAATCCCATAATCAGGCAATCGTTCATGTTTCTTATACGAATCCATACAACGCCATTGGCTTTCTTCATCGGTTCCAAAGATAAACCGAACGGTATGCTTTAATGTTTTCCCCGCATCCAATAACAGTTTCAATGCAAACATGTTTGCAAGAACTGGTCCCTTATCATCTTGAACACCGCGTCCATAGAGCATCCCTTCATGCAGGGTTACTTTAAATGGATCGAAAGTCCATTTTGAAACATCACCAACACTGACGACATCAACATGTCCTAAAACCCCCATCATAATGTCAGAGTCCCCGACTTCAGCATAACCATACATGCCATCTTCAGATTTAAAGGTGCGATATCCCCAACTTTTCGCAATGTCTAGGACTGTGTCCAGTGCATCATTAATCCCCTTGCCAAATGGTTTATCGCCACTTTCGTCAATCACACTTGGACATGAAACAAGTCTGTCCAAGCTTTCTAAGTAAACATCGAATTCATGTTCAATCTTTATGTTTTCCAAATGAAAGCCCTCCTTGATATATATATATCTACTATTGTATCAAAAAAGTCTCGAAACTGTATCAAGACTTTCTTAAACACATAATTTCCTAAATTTTTTAGTCCGTTTGTTTTACAACCGGTGAATTTGCGTTACGACGAATGCTATCAATACCATTCAACGCAGATGCTTTGGTTGTATAGCTTTCTGATGCGACAATGATTTCACCATTTCGTGCTTTCAATCTGAATCTGAATGCTCCAGCATGATCGAGATACACTTCAAATTTTGGATTTGTATGTGTAGTCACTTTTCGTGCTGTTTGATCCTCAACCGGAGCTTTAGGTGCAATGGTTCTTACCACCTCAATGCCATGTTCACATGCACTTTCAGAACTATATACTTCAGATGTTGCGATTGCTTCACCATTCACAGCCTTTAAGTCAAACTTAACGCCAGTGTTGGTATTTCTTATAATATATTTACCCATGATATCGGCCTCCTTAGTGGGTTATATAATCCAACAACTCCTTGTATTCGAATCATAGCACACTCTAAGAAACTATTCAGTTCAAATGAACTTAATCTATCGCAATTCAACTAAAACAAATATTAATTTTGCCTTCATTTCAATAATATATTAATTCAGTAACCTAAAATATGTATCGATTGTATATTCTAATGTCTATCACAAAAAATGGTCCGATTTTAACCAAAAAGAATTAATGTCCGTACTTTTTAAAAAAGCGTACCCTTTGGTACGCTCTAACATTGAGATATAAAGATTTAAATTTGCATGCATCTACACACTGGCAGTATGTAGGGATGATTCGCTCATGTATTGTAAGACCGACTTACGGGTTATGATTCCCATAAACTTGTCTCTATCATCGACGACAGGTAAGAAGTTTTGATCAAACATTCGCATAATCACATCATCAACAGTCTCTGTTACCTTTATCGGACGATTCCAATCAGTTCGAATGATATCCATAAGTTGGACTTGTTCATAATCATGAAGATTGAAATCATCATGATCAACAAGACACCATAGGAAATCACCTTCGTTGACAGTCCCAATATATTCACCTGTTTTAGATAATACAGGCATCGCTGTATAACCATGATAGCGCATTTTCTCAAGACATTGTCTGACTGAAAAGTCTTCTTCAAGATACCCAATCATTTTCTTTTGAGTTAGTAGAAACACAATGCTCATTGATGCTTTGTTTGAAGCTTTTCTCATTCCACCGTCTAACTGATACGTTGTCATAATCCACCTCTTCTTATAACAAGTTTATCACACTAGAATTATAATACATCAAATCACATAAAATACTATAAATTAAGTTTTTATTTCGATAAAGTCTTTGTATAGAGAATGCCTGCAAATGGTAACAAGACATATCCGACAACCATCGCACTGATTGCATACATATTGAGGGTTTGAACCCCTTGCGCATCTTTCATCGAGAATTGGCCTACCCAATCAAACTTCACAAGCAGTAACACGACCATGCAAAGCCCAATAATTGGGATAATAACATCCATCACAAAGTTCTTACGCGCTGTTTTTAACACTTCGTGCTCATTTTTGGCCTTGCCATAATAAAAGGCAATAACACCCATTGGTACGACAATAAACTGCACAAATCGTGAAATCGAGCTGATTACCATAATCCCTTTCATATCATATTGAAAAGCCATCGGAATTACGACTGCAAGCAGTGCAGTAACAACAAAGGACAATACTGGAATCCCTTTACTGTTTTCCTTCGCTAATGATTGGGGTATTTGATTTTCCTGTGCCATCGCTTGGAACACACGCGGTGTACTAAACGATGCAGCAATATTAATTCCAAACATTGAAACAAGTGACCCATAAACAATAATTTGTTTGATCAAGGGATGATCAAAGGCTGAAGCTAAGACAACAACTTCTTCACTGTTTAAGATTGCTTGTGGATTCGCAATCATTGCACTGCTGACCACACCAATATAAATTAAGGCAATGATGCCCATTGCAAGTGGAATTGCTTTGGGTAAGTTAGCTTCGGGGTTTTCCATTTCTGAAGTTGCACTTGCAACACTTTCAAAGCCTGTAAATGCATAGAAAGCTGCAATCACTGCAGCAACAAATAGGGATAAGTCCATCGAGGTGCTCCCGGGTACTAAATCACGCACTTCACCAAAATGTGAGGTACCGGTTAATAAGAAACCGATGAATCCAGCGCTAATGGCTACCACAAGGGCGGATATCTTCCCAATTGTTGACACATTATTCATAATTTGAACAATATGATTTCCCAACAAGTTAATCACAAGTAACACACTCATTAAAACAATAAACCCAAGGGTAATCATGGATGTTGTGACATTACTTGCACCCACAAAGATGCTCAGTGTTGTTCTCACAACCGCTGTACCCATAACGCCCCAAGCAATGGCTGCGGAAACAAATCGGGTAATACCGACATACAGTCCAATATTATTCCCAAATGCTGCTTTCGCATAGGCATACCCTGCTCCATTTTTATTGACATATTTTGCTGCAGAGGCAAACACCATCGCCAAGACACCTGCAAAGATTGCAGCTGCAATATAGATCAAGGGGGTTAATGTTCCTGCCGTAGCAATTACCCCTTGTGGTGATAGAAAGATTCCTGTTCCGATAATCGAGTTGATTGTTAATAAGACAATTGACCAA
This DNA window, taken from Erysipelothrix larvae, encodes the following:
- a CDS encoding aldo/keto reductase family protein, whose protein sequence is MKNITLNTGVTIPVIGSGTNTFGKVDRDYMGAINDDTSEIEAAIKAGYRHFDTAISYRNESVVALGIERSGLNRSEFFITSKIPGKEAYYETQEAVHKGVKQSLEALNTDYIDLYLIHHPWDDMEGMLQMWAVLESYVDLGVLKSIGVSNFTQEQLTTLIQRARIKPAVNQIESHPGKWNGELTAFCLEHGIGVEAWGPLSRTSQESKDALEAIGQKYHKTWAQVALRYQIQRGVIVIPKSHNALRQALNLELFDFELSPQEMNAIATL
- a CDS encoding MutS-related protein, coding for MKYLILGLFVIIGLFYVLKLYSRYKMNRVKNRLRVTYGELEVMDVKAEDIESIHASYQYLKREDDIDDITWSDLDLEEIFWRINSTQSSLGDEWLYARLHRQIPDDLHEIDQLIKYFDASEEDRLNVQVQLNYIGKHTGHNTYEFLEHINSIRSTRSYLYLGQMIVFVTSILLCFIIPDIGIPLALFSFLLNNYTYYALNPNQKYEKNLQLIGSAIGICAHLKKTTSFNDDNPYFKQFNALIRVLSPISKTIKRSTGTSMASESGIMFKGLDAAFLITPTFMSISLNLIQKHKQNILDLFEVLGAFDGTIATASYKHTLPYFCEPTFTSNDTLEYDALVNPLLSDKNGVSNSATTHNKLIFTGSNASGKSTFIKALALNAHLGQTLNVCCAKRYAFKPGYIYTSMALRDNVLSGKSYFIVELESLKRIVNAIHTHDHCIVVVDEILRGTNTIERIAASSSILESIKDTNAMVCVATHDIELTQILNGSYDNYHFRETVGDGGISFDYKLHEGPSTTTNAIKLLAYMDFDAQIVDTSNQRVDQFKQHKSWR
- a CDS encoding YegP family protein; this translates as MGKYIIRNTNTGVKFDLKAVNGEAIATSEVYSSESACEHGIEVVRTIAPKAPVEDQTARKVTTHTNPKFEVYLDHAGAFRFRLKARNGEIIVASESYTTKASALNGIDSIRRNANSPVVKQTD
- a CDS encoding calcium-translocating P-type ATPase, PMCA-type, which encodes MTDQKWYTKSLEDVRDFTNVESGLTDSEIKESRNKYGENKLEAEAERSQWSRLLDQFKDTMIIILFIAAIISFFLGDEIESIIILAIVFLNAYIGFVQEGKAEQALKALQEMASPYSKVIRNGKEVSIPSSEVVVGDVLVLEAGDLVSADIRLIQTNSLKIQEASLTGESVPVDKDSHYVGNDDDVLGDRKNMAYSSGMVTYGRGLGVVVGVGMGTEVGKIAKMLQSSGNEQTPLQRKLDELGKQLGIVALAACGLIFVMTILKDNSDILEAFMTAVSLAVAVIPEGLPAISTIVLAMGVNRLVEKNAIIRTLPSVETLGSATVICSDKTGTLTQNKMTVVDFWNDNNPANKEQLVIGSLLCNDSRLIDGVWVGDPTETALSEWAQNEGHDTQKLLDEYKRINEIPFDSGRKRMTTVHNIDGKIFAFTKGGVDEVLAVSTHYGVDGTARPLTQDDVAHIQKANEAMAVKALRVLALSVRELTSNPHEGDISIESNLTFVGLVGMIDPPRPEVVDAVKVATRAGIRTVMITGDHAITAEAIAREIGMLEDHRVVTGRDLDNMSDDELFEQVEHIGVYARVSPEDKMRIIKAWKRHGEIVAMTGDGVNDAPALKMADIGAAMGIVGTEVAKGAADMILTDDNFATVVTAVEEGRRIKDNIMKAVNYLLSCNVGELITLLVAVVFNLGVPLIPIHILWVNLVTDSLPALALGVDPAESDIMDRKPNRDAGLLNKSGLWRIGYQGVMVGCLTLFAFLYGSGKLWNPEGSEQMGQTMAFTVLAFSQLVHAYNIHSPRKSVFKTFFKNKWLVYATIANAIMMLAVLFVPFLRDIFQLIELDLHHWEVVIGLALLPLPIVELMKLFKLNGKVD
- a CDS encoding GNAT family N-acetyltransferase, whose amino-acid sequence is MLKYEKFTEKHIPLYYEWRNDPEVAKYDQSGFLRPMSYEEVEVWSQRMISGPTFMVYEDDKAIGTCAFMNLDERNRHAELAIVIGDRSYWNKGYGKQIMKQLMDWGFEGLNLERLYLHVFDFNIRAIKLYESLGFRHEGTLRNMLYRSGTYHNVLAYGYLRSEYREEHK
- a CDS encoding CBS domain-containing protein, which encodes MTTYQLDGGMRKASNKASMSIVFLLTQKKMIGYLEEDFSVRQCLEKMRYHGYTAMPVLSKTGEYIGTVNEGDFLWCLVDHDDFNLHDYEQVQLMDIIRTDWNRPIKVTETVDDVIMRMFDQNFLPVVDDRDKFMGIITRKSVLQYMSESSLHTASV
- a CDS encoding Sapep family Mn(2+)-dependent dipeptidase; translated protein: MENIKIEHEFDVYLESLDRLVSCPSVIDESGDKPFGKGINDALDTVLDIAKSWGYRTFKSEDGMYGYAEVGDSDIMMGVLGHVDVVSVGDVSKWTFDPFKVTLHEGMLYGRGVQDDKGPVLANMFALKLLLDAGKTLKHTVRFIFGTDEESQWRCMDSYKKHERLPDYGITPDADFPLVQVEKGTVSFLITDLLNRGEFLEGGVSGNAVPNAARTKHSPELIDALKQKNTPFEVQDDYLIVQGVAAHASTPEQGKNAIVKLIQAKKEIGELSPLEAFIDDLYSYPIFDRFYDNVSGYLTHNIGIVRTEDTLKYATLDIRYPVSFEKFEIVSLVEKYASKHNLKVETKGGLPSIQLSEKSEVFRKLYEAYQEVTGDLKTKPLKIGGATYARAMPNIVAYGMLLPGAPMTMHQVDESISVDDVKTAIKIYATAFDKLVF
- a CDS encoding SIMPL domain-containing protein; amino-acid sequence: MNHNVNTLTVQGTGTVMKKPNRIVLYTTLVQRGITSSDAMKKLEQNYQDFVNIFVRLGYDPNDLLTSSINISLINEAKFEQKSIECTQDITFETDLQLHSISELLAALHTHNNFNLSVAYRYSDEDGARLEAIEMAVMDAKRVAHVISTSSEVTLGSIAHIEYIDASQTPYHIRAMGVNSEYSTIQTRDITFTQTLTITWQLH
- a CDS encoding F0F1 ATP synthase subunit A gives rise to the protein MQAEVFSILVIAGAMIVLIMLSKRSIDMYEEGCKPRGLALYAIMYVQAIISITEPVLGKKRGRALAAYIGSVFLFILLSNWSGLVGLKNPTANYSVAFTFALLTWIIIQVTKIRENGIKGYISSFFKPLFFFIIPNIFSTLAPLISLSLRMFGNILSGTIIMTMLYSFTGLLSGMIPLIGGFDLIGVIVAPWLHVYFDIFSGFLQAFLFVSLTTIFIGIEYKEDLNNG